Proteins encoded by one window of Arachis hypogaea cultivar Tifrunner chromosome 1, arahy.Tifrunner.gnm2.J5K5, whole genome shotgun sequence:
- the LOC112719646 gene encoding uncharacterized protein, with product MAWLSLTLSALRQSASPHSPSTQPQAARRHPLRLTAGLNSEETNSTKGVGTAEQDRYIPTTRELAVAANSLLRVVELAIPAPLPSPSRPCFSGRTRRCLALLLCDSVKQFNDCSVKCITPALFCIALLNILADLMASANTPSETPSSQEQGSTPDASIGTQKNNNRAKTYPAWGHCKQVVESGKTILLCIYYEKLIRGGGIHRFKLHLAGKGGDVESCRKVPAAVRHQFHESIEELRSKKRKTQEQYAESYNACDDVEREFDEIKRNEMQQQQKSRVPTPISRKGKQVKGLQSYFPLATTPGAQPTIKSFLQSKEIVEKCDIAIVKWMVDASVPFNAVNSAYYQPMIDAIANMGAGYKGPSYPRVHGYLLSKLVEDVRKMIDGYREIWKQTGCTIMADGWTDRCRRTLINFLVYCPKGTVFLKSVDASNISKTAENLFKLFRDVVLFVGPENVVHIVTDNAANYVAAGRLLDAEFPKLYWSPCAAHCVNLMFQDIGKLQEVSQTVSQALLITKYIYNHCYPLFLMRKFTGGQEILRPAPTRFATNFITLQSILAQKDPLRAMVTSKEFTSSAYSKEAKAKKFVDQVLDSKFWSQCTDIVKLTSPLVHVLRIVDSEDRPAMGYLY from the exons ATGGCGTGGCTAAGCCTAACCCTATCAGCCCTCCGCCAGTCCGCCTCACCTCACTCACCCAGTACCCAGCCCCAAGCCGCCCGCCGTCATCCTCTTCGTCTCACCGCCGGTCTGAACTCTGAAGAAACCAACTCAACCAAGGGAGTAGGAACAGCCGAACAGGACAGATACATACCCACCACCCGCGAACTCGCCGTTGCCGCGAACTCGCTGTTGCGCGTAGTCGAACTCGCCATTCCAGCGCCGTTGCCCTCGCCCAGTCGCCCTTGCTTTTCCGGTCGAACTCGTCGTTGCCTCGCCCTTCTGCTCTGTGACTCTGTCAAACAG TTTAATGATTGTTCTGTGAAATGCATTACACCCGCTCTGTTCTGCATTGCACTT CTGAATATCCTTGCTGACTT AATGGCTTCTGCGAATACACCATCAGAAACACCATCTTCGCAAGAACAAGGATCAACTCCTGATGCATCAATCGGaacccaaaaaaataataatagagcaAAAACCTATCCTGCATGGGGTCATTGTAAACAAGTTGTGGAGTCTGGAAAAACAATTCTGCTATGCATATATTATGAGAAGCTTATTAGGGGTGGAGGAATTCATCGGTTTAAACTTCATTTGGCTGGAAAAGGAGGAGATGTTGAGTCTTGTCGAAAGGTGCCAGCTGCAGTGAGACACCAATTCCATGAAAGTATTGAAGAGCTtcgaagcaagaaaagaaaaactcaagaacaataTGCCGAAAGTTATAATGCTTGTGATGATGTTGAAAGAGAATTTGACGAGATCAAACGTAATGAgatgcaacaacaacaaaaatccaGGGTTCCAACACCTatctctagaaaaggaaaacaagTCAAAGGTTTACAATCCTATTTTCCATTGGCAACAACACCCGGAGCTCAACCAACTATCAAAAGCTTTCTTCAAAGCAAAGAAATTGTGGAGAAGTGTGATATTGCTATTGTGAAATGGATGGTGGATGCCTCTGTTCCATTTAATGCGGTTAATTCAGCTTACTATCAGCCAATGATTGATGCTATTGCGAACATGGGTGCAGGGTATAAAGGGCCAAGTTATCCAAGAGTCCATGGGTATTTGTTGAGTAAATTAGTTGAGGATGTGAGGAAGATGATTGATGGTTATCGTGAGATTTGGAAGCAAACTGGATGCACTATTATGGCCGATGGATGGACTGATCGTTGTAGGCGTACTTTGATTAATTTTCTAGTTTATTGTCCTAAAGGAACTGTTTTTCTAAAGTCAGTTGATGCTTCTAATATCTCAAAAACTGCTGAAAATTTGTTTAAGTTGTTTAGGGATGTTGTATTGTTTGTTGGTCCTGAGAATGTTGTGCATATTGTAACGGACAATGCTGCAAACTATGTTGCTGCGGGAAGATTGTTGGATGCTGAGTTTCCTAAATTGTATTGGTCCCCTTGTGCAGCTCATTGTGTTAATCTGATGTTTCAAGATATTGGGAAGTTGCAAGAAGTGAGTCAAACTGTGTCACAAGCTTTACTGATCACTAAGTATATCTATAATCATTGCTATCCACTGTTCTTGATGAGAAAGTTTACAGGTGGGCAGGAAATACTTCGTCCAGCTCCAACTCGGTTTGCTACTAATTTCATTACTTTGCAAAGTATTTTAGCTCAAAAGGATCCTTTGAGAGCTATGGTGACTTCTAAAGAATTTACAAGCTCAGCTTACTCCAAAGAAGCCAAAGCTAAGAAATTTGTGGATCAAGTCTTGGATTCTAAATTTTGGAGTCAATGCACTGATATTGTTAAGCTTACTTCGCCACTTGTTCATGTTTTACGTATTGTGGATAGTGAAGACAGACCTGCCATGGGTTATCTTTATTAA